A stretch of the Tannerella serpentiformis genome encodes the following:
- a CDS encoding DUF421 domain-containing protein: protein MEYIAIAAKLVVGMVGILVFLRVAGKAQMAQLTPLDTVSAFVIGALVGGVLYNPDMSVWHILFALAVWTVFNLFIRFCMRSSLLRRLIKGDSVYLVKNGVLNFKVFKRNSLEMEQFRLMLRQKGIFSMFDVEDVRFETNGAVTVPGIGDTTTSYLLVNNGAIVQSSLVHCDRTEEWVLQVIHAYGYKRPSELFYLEWTPGRGFYLVAKSGDVKRGEEEFGVEKIGSEVLN from the coding sequence ATGGAGTATATTGCAATTGCAGCGAAATTGGTTGTCGGCATGGTCGGCATATTGGTGTTTTTACGTGTGGCGGGTAAGGCACAGATGGCGCAATTGACGCCATTAGATACGGTGAGCGCATTCGTGATCGGCGCGCTTGTCGGCGGCGTTCTCTATAACCCTGACATGAGTGTCTGGCATATCCTATTTGCATTAGCGGTGTGGACTGTCTTCAACCTGTTCATACGCTTCTGTATGCGTTCTTCCCTATTGCGGAGACTCATCAAAGGGGACAGCGTCTATCTGGTGAAGAATGGCGTACTGAACTTCAAAGTCTTCAAGAGAAACAGTTTGGAAATGGAGCAATTCCGGCTAATGCTTCGGCAGAAAGGAATCTTTAGCATGTTCGACGTGGAGGACGTACGCTTTGAAACGAATGGCGCAGTCACGGTGCCCGGGATTGGCGATACAACTACCTCGTACCTATTGGTGAATAACGGCGCAATCGTACAGAGTTCGCTGGTGCATTGCGATCGCACGGAGGAGTGGGTGTTACAAGTTATTCACGCCTATGGCTACAAGCGGCCGTCTGAGCTTTTCTATTTGGAGTGGACTCCGGGTCGCGGTTTTTACTTGGTCGCTAAAAGTGGGGACGTGAAGCGTGGGGAAGAGGAGTTTGGCGTCGAGAAGATC